TATCCGCACTGAAATTGTCGAAGAGTTGGGATTAAGCGTCGCGAAAGCAGCCAAGATTTTGGGTGTGCATCAAGCGGCTCTTTCCGACCTGCTGTATAGCAAATCGACCCTATCACCGGAAATGGCACTACGTGTAGAAAAAGCCTTTGGCATCAGCATGGATACACTATTGCGAATGCAGGCGTGGTACGACGCCGCACAAATGCGGGCGCGTGCAGATGAGATCGAGGTCAAACGCTATCAGCCTGCTTGAGAAAATAACGATGAAAATATCTTATGATCGAGAAGTGGATGCACTGTACATTTGCTTCAAAGAAACAACCGTGACAACGAAACATCTCGAAGATGGTATTGCGCTGGATTACGATGAGGAAGACCGCCTCGCGGGCATCGAAATTCTCGACGCCATGAAACGGCTGGATGATCCAGAGATATTCAAACAGGTCATCATTGAAGACATCGCGCTCGGTGAAATTAGAGCCTGAGTGCGATGCTTATTATGATTATTGTCCGCCTTCTATTACTTCACCGAGCCGATCAATCAGATAAACTGGTATATGGATCGCGTTTAGCCCTGAAGAAGTTGTGAGTTTCCCCGGCATATCGAGATTGACCAGAACGCCCAGATTGCGCCCATGTCGCGCAGCGTATTCTGACAGACCACCTGTATCCCGCGGCCTTGTGACAAGAGACGCTTTGCACTCGATGGGTATGGTATCGCCCAATGCCGTGCGAAAGATAAAATCGACCTCGGAACTATTGACGCCCTTTTTCCAACCCGTCAAATCCTGTCCCAGTGCCACGAGTTCAGTCGCCAGCATATTCTCGATAATACCCCCAAGAGGCGCGCGCTGAGCGGCATCGAGACTTGAGAGAATATCGATACGCGGCAACGCTGTCAGCCGCAAATCATTGGCCAATCCCGGATCGTAAAGATAGCGCTTGGGCGAAAAGCCTTGTTGTTCTGGGCGTGTACCCTGAATATTGGACTTGTAAACCAGCTTCCAAGACTCGAGCAATTCCAAAAAATCTGGCACTCTCCTGTAAAGAGCTGACGTCGTCCGAACCATCTGCGCGTACTTGCTCGGACTGCCGAGATTCGATGCCACACCGCGCAAACACTGATCGAACAAAGAGGCTTCGGTTGCCGAAAAAATCCTGGCAAAATCACTGCGATAGTCAAGATACAAATCTCGACGCAACTGCCGCCAATCCATCAGGTCAAAAAACGATGAGGCAACCGCTGGTAGCCCTCCCACATCGAGATACGACTGCACGTATTTGAGAAGGCGTTCATGTAAGAACAGAGGTATCTGTAAAGGATCTTCAAAAGCGAGCAACGCTTCCGCTTTGCCACAGCGCAGAAACTCTCTAAAACTGAAGGGTTGCATCAAAAATCGCGTAACTCTTCCAACGGGAAAGCGCGTCTCCGGTCCGAAAATGCGCGACATAGAGCTACCCGTAAGAATAACCGGTGTGTGCTGCCATTTCTCTTTCATAAAGCGCACAAACCCACCCAGCACAGAACTCTCTTGCGCCTCATCAATACACAGAATGCGCTGTCCGTCGCCTTTGAACTGGTACACAGTCGCAAGATACGTCTCAAAATCTGCAAAATCCCTGCAAGAATTGAGATCGTGAACCGCGCGGCTGTTCTCCTCCAGATTCAAATAGAGAATCTCGCGGTCGAGTTTCGGTCTGATAGATTCTATAAGCGTAGTCTTACCAACCTGTCGCGCGCCCTCTAACAGGGCGACATTCGGATGTTCAACGCGAGGGGATAGATGTGCAATCAGACGTCTTTCCAGATCTCTTTGAATCATGCTTTTCTCCTCTTTCAACAAAAATTAGCTAAAAATTGTCATAATTTCAACAAAAATTAGCTAAAAATTGTACAGATCCAGAGAAAAAGGCACCTGGGAACCAGCTGTCATGAAACGGATCGCAACTATATTTCTGGGATTGCTCTTGATTACCTGTGGCGTGGAATCGCCCACATCGCCACAGGTCGTAGCGGGAATTTACACATTGCAAGCGGTTAAAATTGACACGGGAATCGGACGCGCCCAGGTCTATCAAAATCATGAGGCGGAAGAAAATCCGCCCACTGGATTTATCG
This Gemmatimonadota bacterium DNA region includes the following protein-coding sequences:
- a CDS encoding AAA family ATPase gives rise to the protein MIQRDLERRLIAHLSPRVEHPNVALLEGARQVGKTTLIESIRPKLDREILYLNLEENSRAVHDLNSCRDFADFETYLATVYQFKGDGQRILCIDEAQESSVLGGFVRFMKEKWQHTPVILTGSSMSRIFGPETRFPVGRVTRFLMQPFSFREFLRCGKAEALLAFEDPLQIPLFLHERLLKYVQSYLDVGGLPAVASSFFDLMDWRQLRRDLYLDYRSDFARIFSATEASLFDQCLRGVASNLGSPSKYAQMVRTTSALYRRVPDFLELLESWKLVYKSNIQGTRPEQQGFSPKRYLYDPGLANDLRLTALPRIDILSSLDAAQRAPLGGIIENMLATELVALGQDLTGWKKGVNSSEVDFIFRTALGDTIPIECKASLVTRPRDTGGLSEYAARHGRNLGVLVNLDMPGKLTTSSGLNAIHIPVYLIDRLGEVIEGGQ
- a CDS encoding DUF2283 domain-containing protein; this translates as MKISYDREVDALYICFKETTVTTKHLEDGIALDYDEEDRLAGIEILDAMKRLDDPEIFKQVIIEDIALGEIRA
- a CDS encoding HigA family addiction module antitoxin: MTPAHPGDFIRTEIVEELGLSVAKAAKILGVHQAALSDLLYSKSTLSPEMALRVEKAFGISMDTLLRMQAWYDAAQMRARADEIEVKRYQPA